The proteins below come from a single Mya arenaria isolate MELC-2E11 chromosome 8, ASM2691426v1 genomic window:
- the LOC128243842 gene encoding origin recognition complex subunit 6-like, producing MCDLQTFSQKIGVTSPRVIRKAKEYSQLVDIRSSNASLAALKLTGACKTLACIDLAASMLNHYVDKASVVRVSGTTKQQYLVCLKTIESILEVQRVTTVRDLAVQFGCPGVVDLAQRILQKYSASKQVGGDDMDFNTSLFQGAALCAACRKQKMKVDRGKFKELCAVKRSCFDTLTTEMEKIADSLEGEKKSTTKKRGSTLLDEIERQAQDMPEKKPRADDEEEEVERRIDFEEWKRKILENAAKANS from the exons ATGTGTGATCTTCAGACATTTAGCCAAAAAATTGGTGTCACGTCACCGAGAGTTATCAG GAAGGCAAAGGAATACAGTCAGCTGGTGGACATTCGAAGCAGTAATGCCAGCCTCGCGGCTCTCAAGTTAACAGGTGCCTGTAAAACTCTTGCCTGCATCGACCTGGCCGCCTCCATGTTGAACCACTATGTGGACAAG GCGTCAGTGGTGCGGGTCTCTGGCACCACGAAGCAGCAGTACTTGGTGTGTCTGAAGACCATTGAAAGTATCCTGGAAGTACAGAGGGTTACCACAGTAAGGGACCTGGCCGTGCAGTTTGGATGTCCAGGTGTAGTGGATCTCGCTCAGAGAATTCTTCAAAA GTACTCTGCGAGTAAGCAAGTGGGAGGGGACGATATGGACTTCAACACCAGCCTTTTCCAGGGGGCAGCGCTATGTGCAGCATGCAG GAAACAGAAGATGAAGGTTGACAGGGGAAAGTTCAAGGAGTTGTGTGCTGTCAAGAGGTCATGCTTTGATACCCTCACTACAGAGATGGAGAAAATTGCTGATAGTTTAGAAG GAGAAAAGAAGAGTACAACGAAGAAACGAGGGTCCACATTGTTAGATGAAATAGAAAGGCAAGCACAAG ACATGCCAGAAAAGAAACCACGAgctgatgatgaggaggaggaagTGGAGCGACGCATAGACTTCGAGGAATGGAAACGGAAAATTTTGGAAAATGCTGCAAAAGCAAACTCTTGA